TCACTATGAGAGATATTTTCCAATACATACAGCCCATCTATGTTTGTAGAGATTTTTTTAATCATAATTATTTATTTAAATATAGATACATTGTTTTATGTGGTCCAATATTTTCAATATGATAAACTGTATCTAAAGTCTTCATATTTAAACTTTTATAAAAAGGAATAGCATGTAATCTAGATGAGCACCACAATAGATTTATTTTTTTTTTTTTCAATAATTGGATACCTTCTAATAGTAATAGTTTGCCTGCACCTTTTTTTTGATATAATGAATTGGTTGCCATGGCACGTAATCTGTATTGATTTGTGATTTTAATTTTATCATTATTCTCCTTTACAAAAGTTCCGATGCAAATTAAATTAGAATTTGTAAATACTCCAAGATGAAATGTGTCTTTTTGTTTGTCTATATCTAGCGCAAATTGATTATTCTTTATGTGTGGCCATAATACATGCTGTCTTATACTATATGTTAATTCACTAGATATAAGTTTTGTTATGAAATTATGTTTTTTGTTTATTTTCATCTCTGTGTATATAAATACTACTTGATGGAAAAGCAAAATCGCTTTGATTTTTTTTGATAATTTCCATAATTTTATAATTAATATCTTCTTTTGTATTGATGAAGTCATCCCAATTTGAAGAGTTAACATAAAATAGAACCATAATATCTAAGGAACTTGCTCCAAATTCCATAAAACGCACTCTTCCTTCATTGTTTGTCATTTTATGATCGTCGATCATTTTTTGAATTTCTTGAACAATGTTTTTTATTTGTTCAGGAGTTGTATTATATGTTAGACCTAAATTAAATTTTGATCTTCTAACAGGCCTTAAACCAAGATTGTCTAATTCTACATCAATCATTTTCTTATTAGGCACAGTAACTAGGCTTTTGTCAAATGTCCGAATTCTAGTGCTTCTAAAACCTACTTTTTCAACCACCCCTGTAATTTGACCAACGCTTACAACATCACCAACAGTAAAAGGTTGGTCAAGAAAGATTGTGAATGATCCAAATAGATTTTCTAAACTCTCTTTTGAAGCCATAGCGATAGCTATACCTCCAACTCCAAGCCCTGCAGCAAGTGCAGTAATATTTACATTGAAAATATTTCCAATAATAAGGAATCCTCCTAGTATTATTATTATGATTTTTAAGGAATCAGTAGCAAATGGAATTAGTTGGTCATCTAATTTAGATTCTGTTTTTTCTGTTTTTTTCTTTAGTATTTCTCCAAAATAATCGACAATTCTATTACAGAATCGGATTATTATTATTATACATATTAGTGAAAATACTTTTTTAAGCATTACATCTATTGTAAGTCCATAAATTTCAAAATTTAATGTTTTAGGAAAGAAAATATCTTCAAATGAAAATACCAATCCAACAATTAGTATTAAATGTTTTATTGGTTGTGTTAATCTTAATTGAAATTTATTTGTAAGATTCTTTTTTTGATTGATTAACTTAAATAGTAGGTTTATCAAAAATGTTGCTAAAAAACGTCTTGTTAAAATTGTAATTAAAATAATAGAAATACACCAAATCCATGCTTCATAAGTATTTTCTAGAATTATACCTTGTGACTCCAGACCCATTAAGTTTAATATTTTATTCATATTTCTAATTTAAGATAATTTAAGCATTTTTTTGAAAGATTAATATTAATCTATCTGATGAATTTAAATTGTACTTGCTTAAATGATAATCTCCATATTCAAA
This is a stretch of genomic DNA from Flavobacteriales bacterium TMED191. It encodes these proteins:
- a CDS encoding GNAT family N-acetyltransferase, whose product is MLTLQIGMTSSIQKKILIIKLWKLSKKIKAILLFHQVVFIYTEMKINKKHNFITKLISSELTYSIRQHVLWPHIKNNQFALDIDKQKDTFHLGVFTNSNLICIGTFVKENNDKIKITNQYRLRAMATNSLYQKKGAGKLLLLEGIQLLKKKKINLLWCSSRLHAIPFYKSLNMKTLDTVYHIENIGPHKTMYLYLNK
- a CDS encoding mechanosensitive ion channel family protein, producing MNKILNLMGLESQGIILENTYEAWIWCISIILITILTRRFLATFLINLLFKLINQKKNLTNKFQLRLTQPIKHLILIVGLVFSFEDIFFPKTLNFEIYGLTIDVMLKKVFSLICIIIIIRFCNRIVDYFGEILKKKTEKTESKLDDQLIPFATDSLKIIIIILGGFLIIGNIFNVNITALAAGLGVGGIAIAMASKESLENLFGSFTIFLDQPFTVGDVVSVGQITGVVEKVGFRSTRIRTFDKSLVTVPNKKMIDVELDNLGLRPVRRSKFNLGLTYNTTPEQIKNIVQEIQKMIDDHKMTNNEGRVRFMEFGASSLDIMVLFYVNSSNWDDFINTKEDINYKIMEIIKKNQSDFAFPSSSIYIHRDENKQKT